The genome window ACTGGGTGCCCTTGAAGGCAGGGTTTGTCGCGGGGCGGGTTGCCCTTGATCGATTGCCGACGGTCTCAGCTATTAGGCACACAAACATTTCGGTGCATAACCCGACATGTCATCTTTGCGGTGATTTTGAGGAGAATCTAGACCACATGTTTATATCTTGTAAATTCACCCAAACGATATGGTATGTAATCTCACAATGGTGTCATATTACATCTATCTTTGCGGTTCATATCAATTATTTGATGGACTTTCATAAGGGGTTCTGCTGGCCGAATAGGAAGAGAAAAGTCATGCATGTTGTGATATTAACAACTTCTTAGAGCATTTGGAGATCAAGaaacaatgcaatttttaacAACAGGTAGCCTCAGATTACGGGTGTTATTGAGGAAGTGAAGACTCTTAGCTTCTTGTGGCTGAAAAACCGTCGAATGTGAGCGGTTTAACATGAGAAGCATGGAAGATGTTCGatcttttagtttttgttttGACTGGTTTCTTTTGCTTGTTGTTTTTGTTTGGGAGAATTCTTAGGGTTTGTTGTATGTGTCTGCTCCTAGCTGGTTGGCGTTATTGTTCTCATGAATAAAATGGTTTTCTTGGTCattcaaaaataaataatttttttgtgattttcaaCAATTGTATTTCATTACTTCGTTTTTCCGTCTATTAAATAGTACAACATAATTATTTATTCTATTCACATATGGGTAAAAAAAAGACTACAATGAAAAGGTAATGATCTATTCTATCCTATTATGGCATTATCCATTCCATTTCTTGGTCgttcaaaaataaatattttttttgtgattttaaaTAAATTGTATTTCATTACTTCGTTTTTCCGTCTATTAAATAGTACAACATAATTATTTATTCTATTCACATATGGGTAAAAAAAAGGACTACGATGAAAAGGTAATGATCTATTCTATTCTATTATGGCATTACCATATACCAAACATCCTCTTGCTCATTTCTAACAATGTTATCGGTTTAAATGACGCTTTCTAACAATTTTCATGGTTTGAAGATAGAATTGAATGCAAATTAGTGATGAAACAATGATGTTGTATAAAGATGATGAGGAGCTCGCAATTTTTTAATTTCGTTTTTACGTGGAAAACTATAGGACTTGATATTTATTACAAGATGATATGATGTCATTTCCTATTTTTATAACATTTTCCTCAAACTTTATAATTattatatgattatatgatttCCATTCTCATCCCTCACTTTATAACCCACATCACCCAAACTCTCCATTCTCTCACTCACACACATCCACATTTTCCATAaacaaaaatgaaaataaaaacctCAGACCTCTTCTGCGCATCTCCGGCGTCCACCGCCATCTGCACCACCATGAACCACCACGCCATGGTCCGCCGCAGCGGCGGATCCACCCCAAGATCATCAAGCCACCGCCACAACAACTACTACTACAACAACCATTACCAATTCGATTTCGGAGACAAACCTAAATTCAAAACACCTTCAATCCCTTGTACTTCTCAACAACATATTGATCCCAAACCCTACATCCGAAAAAGCACCTCATCAGCCGCACCCACAACCGGAAAACATGTTGATCAGTTTCCTGTGAGAAGAAAAAGCAGTGCTGAATTGAATGACAGGAGTAGCAAGGGTGGTTCTTCTTCTAGGTGTCTTTTGAATAACATTTTTCTGGAGGATTTGAAGGATTCTAGTGATGTTTGTAACGCGGGCGCGTTGGTGGTTAGTGAACAAGCATGGCCAGCTGATCATGATGATTTACCCGTTGTTAAGAAGTCTTTTTCGTCTAGAGGGTCGTGGCGTGATGGTTATGATTCGCCTGTGTTGGTTAAGTCTAGATCGTCGTCGATGCGGTTGCATGCTACGGCTGAATCTCCCGGCTCTAAATCTTTGAGGTCTCCTTCTCATAATCAGGTTTGTTAATGGTTTGGTTGCtcaatttttaaaaataaaaatcgctagcagcagtggcggacccaagtGAAAGCTTGGGTGGGTGGGCGGGCGcctcttaaatttttttttttttttttttaatgtattTTATAGAGAAAAATCTTAATTGCACTTCTTAAAGATTTGGGTAAACTTCTCGTTGCCGCTCTCAGAAAGTAATTCCTGAGTTGACCATTAGCTAGCAAATATGATACTTGAAAGGGAATGTTTTTAAACTAGTTAATTGTTTTATAATATAATCAGAAATTtatgatttatataaaaataggGTTTCCAAAAACCTTTAAATCTTTTAAACCAGAATAAGTCGGCTGATTTGAGATTAAACAGTTTAGTTTTCGTGGTTTGGCAGTTTAATGGTTCTTTTTAGCTATGAAATCTAAAATCGGTCGTGTAAATTGAACCAAAggtttattatttaaatatttcGTTTTAGTTTTTTAGTTTAGTAATATGTATGCTAATCACAAaccattttatttttaaaaattgtGTATGCTAATCACAAACCATTTTAtcgttttaaattttttaaaataaattgattgttttgaacttgtcaaaaatgaaccGTCAAACTATCAAACCGGTCGATTTGGTTCATGACCGTTTTCCGAACCATGTTTAGTGGTTCGAAATTATAATTAGTGGTTCTGTGCAAAATTTATGTGGAAATTAGTTGAACCGGATCATTGATAGCATGCCAAAAAGCCCAAAACTTGGCTTTCTATAGAACGTCACAGATTCACAGTATTAGAAAGATTCAGATGATTTTAAAATTGGAAATTGCAAGTAATAGCCCCTTTTATTATTACTTTTACTTATtctaataaaataattaataaagTTAATTTGCAATTTATTGAACTTTGCAAGATAAAAAAATGTAATGGTAGATTAATATTGTCCGTACTTTCTCAAACTCAAAGATTCGATAGTTCGAATCTTATCTTTAAATATTACATATTAACTTCTATTTATATTAAACAAATTATTTTATATTCTTaaacttttattaaataatattataagaaaaaaaataatttgaaatGGTTTGTGTAGGTTGTGGAACTGAGGGTGTCGATTCATTGCAAGGGATGTGAAGGGAAAGTAAGAAAACATATTTCAAGAATGGAAGGTATAATTCGAgtttcatattatatatatatcttatatcTGCACACAAAATTATTAGTTTGAATATAAAAAATTCTTCAAACATATTCATAAATGTTTTTATCAAACAAAACATGATGAAAATTCAAAGATCTCATGTTGGTGAACAAATGCAGGAGTGAAATCATTTCACATAGACTTGGAATTAAAGAAGGTGACAGTGGTTGGAGATATAACTCCATTGAGTGTTCTTTCAAGCATTTCAAAAGTAAAAAGCGCTCAGCTCTGGCCTTCTCCGTCTCCTTCttcctcatcctcatcctcctcCTCCCCGTCGCCTTTCATTGCCATCGGATACTAAGTTTGCA of Helianthus annuus cultivar XRQ/B chromosome 1, HanXRQr2.0-SUNRISE, whole genome shotgun sequence contains these proteins:
- the LOC110867898 gene encoding protein SODIUM POTASSIUM ROOT DEFECTIVE 2; its protein translation is MKIKTSDLFCASPASTAICTTMNHHAMVRRSGGSTPRSSSHRHNNYYYNNHYQFDFGDKPKFKTPSIPCTSQQHIDPKPYIRKSTSSAAPTTGKHVDQFPVRRKSSAELNDRSSKGGSSSRCLLNNIFLEDLKDSSDVCNAGALVVSEQAWPADHDDLPVVKKSFSSRGSWRDGYDSPVLVKSRSSSMRLHATAESPGSKSLRSPSHNQVVELRVSIHCKGCEGKVRKHISRMEGVKSFHIDLELKKVTVVGDITPLSVLSSISKVKSAQLWPSPSPSSSSSSSSSPSPFIAIGY